The Clostridioides difficile genome has a segment encoding these proteins:
- a CDS encoding tetratricopeptide repeat protein: MVFILNLNDVKKDILKLNKKDSCALYNESIDNINNNCISSGLKFLKEARDLIPNDVDILNLIGLVNLLKCNFDEAVESFYKSSLCEKTALCEKYINMLTSEEFLIFFEKYNQLIRFINKGMYREAIQGFKFITEQYSDLIEPYELLALIYDKEEEYIKFDECLDVLKKIDKENHLLNQENNISDTYNKQIKSNVDIYEREFSHKNIKNSKFDKTKDVVKKVNITERQKELASNKKKSIKKNKYLHLAIILGILLIGQNIYSSYKMNNLKNQMSENENTSAKNKEKLNSSLNDKENEDKTSNANNNDRSDDKEDVNSEKNTVDNASDKNTDLFTEDELMSKANNLKKEKKTKSSIQLYKKVVGTGGNKGNTSEATYQVAILSEKLKDYNTAEEYYKMYVENYSEEDAYFDESYYNLGMMYYNKGDLKSSKSTLKKLVNKVPNSMYNNSKVKEILKEE, translated from the coding sequence GTGGTATTTATTTTAAACTTAAATGATGTAAAGAAAGATATATTAAAACTCAATAAAAAAGACTCATGTGCTCTATATAATGAATCTATTGATAATATAAATAATAATTGTATATCAAGTGGATTAAAATTTTTAAAAGAAGCAAGAGATTTAATCCCAAATGATGTAGATATTTTAAATCTTATAGGTCTTGTAAACTTACTAAAATGTAATTTTGATGAGGCTGTAGAAAGTTTCTATAAGAGTTCACTTTGCGAAAAAACTGCTCTGTGTGAAAAGTATATAAATATGCTTACATCTGAGGAGTTTTTAATTTTCTTTGAAAAATATAATCAGCTTATAAGATTCATAAATAAAGGAATGTACAGAGAAGCTATACAAGGTTTTAAATTTATAACTGAGCAATATAGCGATTTAATAGAGCCTTATGAGTTACTTGCTTTAATTTATGATAAAGAAGAAGAATACATAAAGTTTGATGAATGTCTAGACGTTTTAAAGAAGATTGATAAAGAAAATCATTTATTAAATCAAGAAAATAATATATCAGATACATATAATAAACAAATCAAAAGTAATGTAGATATTTATGAGAGGGAATTTTCACATAAAAATATTAAGAACTCTAAATTTGATAAAACTAAAGATGTAGTTAAGAAGGTTAATATAACTGAAAGACAGAAAGAGTTAGCTTCTAATAAGAAAAAAAGCATTAAAAAAAATAAATATCTACATTTAGCAATAATATTAGGTATATTACTAATAGGACAAAATATATATAGTTCTTATAAGATGAATAATTTAAAAAATCAGATGTCTGAAAATGAAAATACTAGTGCTAAAAATAAAGAAAAACTAAATTCTAGCTTAAATGATAAAGAAAATGAGGATAAGACTTCTAATGCAAATAATAATGATAGAAGTGATGACAAAGAAGATGTAAACTCTGAAAAAAATACTGTAGATAATGCAAGTGATAAAAATACTGATTTATTTACAGAAGATGAATTGATGTCTAAAGCGAATAATTTAAAGAAGGAAAAGAAAACCAAGTCTTCGATACAGTTGTATAAAAAGGTAGTAGGTACTGGTGGAAATAAAGGTAACACATCAGAGGCAACTTATCAAGTAGCTATTCTTAGTGAAAAATTAAAAGACTATAATACTGCTGAAGAATATTATAAAATGTATGTAGAAAATTACTCAGAAGAAGATGCCTATTTTGATGAATCGTATTATAATTTAGGTATGATGTATTATAATAAAGGTGATTTAAAAAGCTCTAAATCAACATTAAAAAAGCTAGTTAATAAGGTTCCTAATAGTATGTATAATAATTCAAAGGTAAAGGAAATTTTAAAAGAAGAATAA
- a CDS encoding flagellar protein — protein MLQNIRILLFDKKVLLGIGIGILISTLCIMLFSNNDMSKAEIEKKARALGMKYTSEMKVLE, from the coding sequence TTGTTACAAAATATAAGAATATTATTATTTGATAAAAAAGTACTTTTAGGAATAGGAATTGGTATATTGATATCAACTTTATGTATAATGCTTTTTAGTAATAATGATATGAGCAAAGCAGAGATAGAAAAAAAGGCCAGAGCATTAGGTATGAAATATACAAGTGAGATGAAAGTTTTAGAATAA
- the splB gene encoding spore photoproduct lyase — translation MFNPKRIIFEKGTLDTDIGKNIYDKFKDKKDVEIINISSNRIKEHIPGESLYEQYRNGKQTMVVGIRKSLKFQTCKPSANYQLPLVSGCMGRCEYCYLNTQLGDKPFIRVFVNLDEILEQTKKYIEDRKPQVTIFEGAATSDPVPVEPYTNSLKKTIEFFGKEEKGRFRFVTKYSDIDSLLDAEHNNHTEIRFSINTPRIIDGHEHYTASANKRIESAVKLAKVGYQIGFIIAPVFLYEGWKEEYRSLIRSIKEALPKDFDRKIIFEVISHRYTTKAKNRILEIYPDTLLPMENDDRKFKYGQFGYGKYVYTKEQLDDMKEFFSKEINTVFKNSLIKYII, via the coding sequence ATGTTTAATCCTAAAAGAATAATATTTGAAAAAGGCACCCTAGATACAGATATTGGGAAAAACATATACGATAAATTTAAGGATAAAAAAGATGTAGAAATAATTAATATATCATCAAATAGGATTAAGGAACATATTCCAGGAGAAAGTCTATATGAGCAGTATAGGAATGGAAAACAAACCATGGTAGTTGGTATTAGAAAAAGCTTAAAATTCCAAACATGTAAACCTTCTGCTAACTATCAATTACCACTTGTCAGTGGATGTATGGGAAGATGTGAATATTGTTACTTAAATACGCAATTAGGTGATAAGCCATTTATAAGAGTGTTTGTAAATTTAGATGAAATACTTGAACAAACAAAGAAATACATTGAAGATAGAAAACCACAGGTAACTATATTTGAAGGAGCAGCTACATCAGACCCTGTTCCAGTAGAGCCCTATACTAATTCATTGAAAAAAACAATAGAGTTTTTTGGAAAAGAAGAAAAGGGAAGATTTAGATTTGTTACTAAATACAGTGATATAGATAGCTTGTTGGATGCTGAACATAATAACCATACAGAGATAAGATTTAGTATAAATACACCTAGAATTATAGATGGGCATGAGCATTATACAGCTTCTGCAAATAAAAGAATAGAATCAGCTGTAAAACTTGCAAAAGTTGGATATCAGATTGGATTTATAATAGCTCCTGTGTTTTTATATGAAGGTTGGAAAGAGGAATATAGAAGTTTGATTAGAAGTATAAAAGAAGCTCTTCCAAAAGATTTTGATAGAAAAATTATATTTGAAGTTATATCTCATAGATATACAACTAAAGCCAAAAATAGAATATTAGAAATTTATCCAGACACATTATTGCCAATGGAAAATGATGATAGAAAGTTTAAATATGGTCAATTTGGATATGGCAAATATGTGTATACTAAAGAACAGTTGGATGATATGAAGGAATTTTTTAGTAAAGAAATAAACACAGTGTTTAAAAATAGTTTAATAAAATATATAATATAG
- a CDS encoding AraC family transcriptional regulator has protein sequence MHAWESIQTTLDLIEERLTEEISIDDLASAANLSPFYYQRLFKRLVNKTVMEYIKLRRLAKASEYLAENKSRILDVALNVGFDSHETFTRSFKKAYGLTPEEYRANSVKLNQFVKPELILNYVMVDEGVPLITDGIVIEVSRKKLSKPRTFVGLEGEIPICQLMGGETTGIAIAKELWMKFGSQRHNIPNQIPGGNDFGALYMGNAKEGNCIYMAGVEVEPGTSVEGYSSFELPAREYLVCGFEAENFDELVDSAVFKADKFMERWMKKHKLTTTDFAIEMYYPSTSEAAYLEHWIVPVPIK, from the coding sequence ATGCATGCATGGGAATCTATTCAAACTACATTGGATTTGATAGAAGAAAGGTTGACAGAAGAAATATCTATTGATGATTTAGCAAGTGCAGCTAATTTATCACCATTTTATTACCAAAGACTATTTAAAAGGTTAGTTAATAAGACTGTAATGGAGTATATAAAGCTTCGTCGTCTTGCAAAAGCCTCGGAATATTTAGCAGAAAATAAAAGTCGTATACTTGATGTAGCTTTAAATGTTGGATTTGATAGTCATGAAACATTTACACGCTCTTTTAAAAAGGCATATGGGTTGACGCCTGAGGAATATAGAGCAAATTCGGTGAAATTGAATCAATTTGTTAAGCCAGAATTAATCTTAAATTATGTCATGGTGGATGAAGGTGTACCATTGATTACAGATGGTATAGTAATTGAAGTAAGCCGTAAAAAATTAAGTAAACCAAGAACTTTTGTTGGTCTTGAGGGAGAAATACCTATTTGTCAACTAATGGGTGGTGAAACAACTGGTATTGCAATAGCAAAAGAGTTATGGATGAAATTTGGCAGTCAAAGACATAATATACCAAATCAAATTCCAGGTGGAAATGATTTTGGTGCTCTTTATATGGGTAATGCAAAAGAAGGAAATTGTATTTATATGGCAGGGGTAGAAGTAGAGCCAGGTACATCAGTAGAAGGATATAGCTCTTTTGAATTACCTGCTAGAGAGTATTTAGTATGTGGATTTGAAGCAGAGAATTTTGATGAGTTAGTTGACTCAGCTGTTTTTAAAGCTGATAAGTTTATGGAAAGATGGATGAAGAAACATAAATTAACAACAACTGATTTTGCAATTGAAATGTATTATCCATCTACATCTGAGGCAGCATATCTGGAACATTGGATTGTTCCAGTTCCTATTAAATAG
- a CDS encoding TetR/AcrR family transcriptional regulator: MAKQTKEDILIKARDLFNEYGYNNVSMRNVADALGMSVGNLTYYFKKKEDLIEEVVEYKHKNYKKIDMPKSLQDLNELFLNSLNIQNENAYYFKHYDQLSQISPKIYKFQLDFIKELKEFLKESFLNLQNSNLVQECTLPNQIENIIECILTILIYKPVGTKELNEHDSIKNTLNCLWSIIFMFLTEKGKHIYLNSISNQFQ; encoded by the coding sequence ATGGCAAAACAAACAAAAGAAGATATTTTAATTAAAGCTCGTGATTTATTTAATGAATATGGCTATAATAATGTATCCATGAGAAATGTTGCTGATGCTTTAGGAATGAGTGTGGGGAACTTAACATATTATTTTAAAAAAAAGGAAGATTTAATTGAGGAAGTAGTTGAATACAAGCATAAAAATTATAAGAAAATAGATATGCCCAAGTCATTACAGGATTTAAATGAGTTATTTTTAAATTCATTGAACATTCAAAATGAAAATGCATACTATTTTAAGCACTATGACCAACTATCTCAAATAAGCCCTAAAATATATAAATTTCAACTTGATTTTATAAAGGAGCTTAAAGAATTCTTGAAAGAAAGTTTTCTTAATTTACAAAATTCTAATTTAGTTCAAGAATGTACACTTCCTAATCAGATAGAAAATATTATTGAATGTATTTTAACAATACTCATATACAAACCAGTTGGCACTAAAGAACTTAATGAACATGATAGTATAAAAAACACTCTAAACTGTTTATGGAGCATTATTTTTATGTTTCTCACTGAAAAAGGAAAACATATATATTTAAACTCTATCTCAAATCAATTTCAATAA
- a CDS encoding DUF3788 domain-containing protein → MDWQDTFFQDNKPTFEQIKEFINSPLWYKLNSVLNSTYNVEPKLEYSKCSMQRGWNVKYKKRGKSLCTLYPQEGSFKALVIVNESNRVEVDLFINTCCDYIKQLYDEIKFFNGSKWLMIQIDSMSALNDTLELIKFRV, encoded by the coding sequence ATGGATTGGCAAGATACGTTTTTCCAAGATAATAAACCAACATTTGAACAAATTAAAGAATTTATTAACAGTCCATTGTGGTACAAGCTAAATAGTGTATTAAATTCAACATATAATGTAGAACCAAAGCTTGAGTATAGCAAATGTTCAATGCAAAGGGGTTGGAATGTAAAATACAAAAAAAGAGGAAAGTCATTATGTACCTTATATCCTCAAGAAGGTTCTTTCAAAGCTTTAGTAATTGTAAATGAAAGTAATAGAGTAGAAGTTGACTTATTTATTAATACTTGTTGTGATTATATAAAACAATTATATGATGAGATAAAATTCTTTAATGGAAGTAAGTGGTTGATGATTCAAATAGATAGTATGTCAGCATTAAATGACACACTTGAGCTTATTAAATTTAGAGTTTAA
- a CDS encoding flagellar hook-basal body complex protein — MIRGLYTAVSAMITNQQKQNVVVNNLANMDTNGYKSKQLLTKSFDVLKLEAYNDYVNGTKQKQEIGEISPGVSMDETLTNFNQGPIKQTDNKMDVAIQGKGYFLVSDAAGNQFYTRNGNFRTDNQGDLITSEGYYVLGTNTATGAVGHINVGNKKFEVAKDNTISLDGNAMYKFNIVDFNDYNKLKKEGDNLYSGEGAIKANNAYTIQNAIESSNVDMVSEINNMMTISREYEANQKIIQAMDSKLAKIASEIGSVR, encoded by the coding sequence GTGATAAGAGGATTATATACAGCAGTTTCTGCTATGATAACAAATCAACAAAAGCAAAATGTTGTTGTCAATAACTTAGCCAATATGGATACTAATGGATATAAAAGTAAACAACTTTTAACCAAAAGTTTTGATGTATTGAAATTAGAAGCTTACAATGACTACGTAAATGGAACTAAACAAAAGCAAGAGATAGGTGAAATAAGTCCAGGTGTTTCTATGGATGAAACTCTTACAAACTTTAACCAAGGTCCTATAAAACAGACTGATAATAAAATGGATGTAGCTATTCAAGGTAAGGGATACTTTTTGGTTAGTGATGCAGCTGGAAACCAGTTTTATACTAGAAATGGTAATTTTAGAACAGATAATCAAGGAGACCTCATAACTAGTGAAGGATACTATGTTCTTGGAACAAATACTGCAACTGGTGCTGTAGGACATATAAATGTAGGAAATAAAAAATTTGAAGTAGCAAAGGATAATACAATATCACTGGACGGAAATGCTATGTACAAATTTAATATTGTAGATTTTAATGACTATAATAAGCTAAAAAAAGAAGGCGATAACCTGTATTCTGGAGAAGGGGCTATAAAAGCAAATAATGCATATACAATACAAAATGCTATAGAGTCATCTAATGTTGATATGGTATCTGAAATCAACAATATGATGACAATTTCAAGAGAGTATGAAGCAAATCAAAAGATAATTCAAGCTATGGATTCTAAATTAGCAAAAATAGCAAGCGAGATTGGTTCAGTAAGATAG
- a CDS encoding flagellar protein: MIQIILIVVSILIIVTIIANLHKESKNKDNRYFDKIFEQEYEANDRLIVAEKRRFFLDKVLAETRSNNHIKVYENYNLIKNNGEKKEDIFIESKQEIKQANELSLKVKHLINSGYDDVEICKMLHIGKGELSLIKSCYKI, from the coding sequence ATGATACAAATTATATTAATAGTAGTGTCTATTTTGATAATAGTAACTATAATTGCAAATTTACATAAGGAATCAAAAAACAAAGATAATAGGTACTTTGACAAAATATTTGAACAGGAATATGAGGCAAATGATAGATTGATAGTTGCAGAAAAAAGAAGATTCTTTTTAGATAAAGTACTTGCTGAAACAAGAAGTAATAATCATATAAAAGTTTATGAAAATTATAACTTAATAAAAAACAATGGAGAAAAAAAAGAAGATATCTTTATAGAATCAAAACAGGAAATAAAACAAGCAAATGAGCTATCTCTTAAAGTGAAACATCTTATAAATTCAGGTTATGATGATGTGGAAATATGCAAGATGCTACATATTGGAAAGGGTGAACTGTCATTAATAAAGAGTTGTTACAAAATATAA
- a CDS encoding FliM/FliN family flagellar motor switch protein, which translates to MYDMKDYDFGKPQSYSRENLTCLNFLLAEFCKKYKNYIVYELKCNSSMVVDNIDQVNYQTFLDRVTSSCLVVQNSMEPIMKNFSFRIDRSVADMWIDITSGGNGVIVDTNRELTELDKKLLLHLMEDLVRNMHLFEGFENIQVLDTHTHINLPQLCSPTAPVCVVDLKVINDNEHIGTVSLCFPYNALEAVLENISVVEFLDMDAGDNSEEFTKKIYDSVSNIELSVIAEIGKVSINVEDLLKLEVGDVIVTNKKINDYIDVYVENSKSYTATPGFISSKKGVKINDAVKKEV; encoded by the coding sequence ATGTATGATATGAAGGATTATGATTTTGGCAAACCTCAGAGTTATTCAAGAGAAAATTTAACTTGTTTAAATTTTTTATTAGCTGAATTCTGTAAAAAATATAAAAACTATATAGTTTATGAACTTAAGTGTAATTCTAGTATGGTGGTTGATAATATAGACCAAGTAAATTATCAAACTTTTTTAGATAGGGTAACATCTTCATGCTTAGTAGTGCAAAATTCGATGGAACCTATTATGAAAAACTTTTCTTTTAGAATAGACAGAAGTGTAGCTGACATGTGGATTGATATAACATCTGGAGGAAATGGAGTTATAGTAGATACCAACAGAGAACTTACAGAACTTGATAAGAAATTACTTTTACATCTTATGGAGGATTTAGTAAGAAATATGCATTTATTTGAAGGCTTTGAAAACATACAAGTATTAGATACACACACACACATTAATTTACCACAATTGTGTTCACCAACTGCACCTGTATGTGTTGTAGATTTGAAGGTGATAAATGATAATGAGCATATTGGTACTGTTTCGCTTTGTTTCCCGTACAATGCCTTAGAGGCCGTGTTGGAAAATATTTCTGTAGTAGAATTTTTAGATATGGATGCAGGAGATAATTCAGAGGAATTCACTAAAAAAATCTATGATAGTGTATCTAATATAGAATTATCAGTTATTGCAGAGATAGGTAAAGTATCAATTAATGTTGAGGATTTACTTAAACTAGAAGTTGGAGATGTAATAGTAACAAATAAAAAGATAAATGATTATATAGACGTATATGTAGAAAATTCAAAATCATACACAGCAACACCAGGATTTATATCAAGTAAAAAGGGTGTGAAAATAAATGATGCTGTCAAAAAAGAGGTGTAG
- the htpG gene encoding molecular chaperone HtpG — protein MEFEKGSISIHTENIFPIIKKWLYSDKDIFIRELISNGCDAVSKHKRLVSLGEISENNPSDYTITVSVNKGEGTLKFIDNGIGMTEEEIKKYINQVAFSGAEDFFNKYKDKMEESNDIIGHFGLGFYSAFMVSKKVQIDTLSYMEGATPVRWVSEGGTEYEISESDSRYDRGTTITLFIDDDSKEFLDEFTVRGIINKYCSFLPVEIYLEDVERLEREAKEAEEKAKKQKEDGNEEEVIDAKVIEPLNDTNPLWLKSPKDCTDDEYKDFYRKVFNAFDEPLFWIHLNVDYPFNLKGILYFPKLKNEFELTEGKVKLYNNQVFVADNIKEVIPEFLLLLKGVIDCPDLPLNVSRSFLQNDRDVSKISKHIIKKVADKLKSLCKNQREEYNKFWDDIQIFIKYGCLKDESFYEKVKECILFKTIDDEYITLQDYLEKYKEKHENKVFYVSDKEQQSQYIKLFKEYDLNAVVLNSSIDTHFISFMEYKENGVKFNRIDADLSDVLKDKNENKDSEENKEEIAKIEGLFKEAVGERVKNYSVEGLKNEETPAMILVSEQSIRMAEMQSRFAGMDLGMSFEEEKTLVINENSPIIKKLVSLKDDEEKKDKVALICNQIADLALLSNKELKPGELDSFVQRSNKLMNMLIEL, from the coding sequence ATGGAGTTTGAAAAAGGAAGTATTTCAATTCATACAGAAAATATTTTTCCTATAATTAAAAAATGGTTATATTCTGATAAGGACATATTTATAAGAGAGCTTATCAGTAATGGATGTGATGCAGTAAGTAAACACAAAAGACTTGTATCATTAGGAGAAATATCAGAAAATAATCCATCAGATTATACAATTACTGTATCTGTAAATAAAGGTGAGGGTACACTTAAATTTATTGACAATGGAATAGGTATGACTGAGGAAGAAATAAAAAAATACATAAACCAAGTTGCTTTTTCAGGTGCAGAAGATTTCTTTAATAAATATAAGGATAAGATGGAAGAGTCAAATGATATAATAGGTCATTTTGGGTTAGGGTTTTATTCTGCATTTATGGTGTCTAAAAAAGTACAAATAGATACACTTTCATATATGGAAGGAGCAACTCCTGTAAGATGGGTATCTGAAGGTGGTACAGAATATGAAATATCTGAATCAGATAGTAGATATGACAGAGGAACTACAATAACACTATTTATTGATGATGATAGTAAGGAATTTTTAGATGAATTTACTGTAAGAGGAATAATAAACAAATACTGTTCTTTCTTACCAGTAGAGATATATTTAGAAGATGTTGAAAGATTAGAAAGAGAAGCTAAGGAAGCTGAAGAAAAAGCTAAAAAGCAAAAAGAAGATGGAAATGAAGAAGAAGTTATAGATGCAAAGGTAATTGAACCGTTAAATGATACTAATCCTTTATGGCTTAAATCTCCAAAGGATTGTACTGATGATGAGTATAAAGATTTTTATAGAAAAGTATTCAATGCATTTGATGAACCTTTGTTTTGGATACATCTAAATGTTGACTATCCTTTCAATTTAAAGGGTATACTTTATTTCCCTAAATTAAAAAATGAATTTGAACTTACAGAAGGAAAAGTGAAATTATATAACAATCAGGTCTTTGTAGCTGACAATATAAAAGAAGTTATACCAGAGTTTTTACTTTTATTAAAAGGTGTAATAGACTGCCCAGATTTACCACTAAATGTATCAAGAAGCTTCTTACAAAATGATAGAGATGTAAGTAAAATTTCTAAACATATAATTAAAAAAGTAGCAGATAAGTTAAAATCTCTTTGTAAAAATCAAAGGGAAGAATACAACAAGTTTTGGGATGATATACAAATATTTATTAAATATGGTTGCTTAAAAGATGAGAGTTTCTATGAAAAAGTTAAAGAATGTATATTATTTAAAACTATTGATGATGAGTATATAACACTTCAAGATTATTTAGAAAAATATAAAGAAAAACATGAAAACAAAGTATTCTATGTAAGTGATAAAGAGCAACAATCACAATATATAAAATTATTTAAAGAATATGACCTAAATGCTGTGGTATTAAATTCATCAATAGACACTCACTTTATTTCATTTATGGAATATAAAGAAAATGGTGTTAAGTTTAACAGGATAGATGCAGACCTTTCTGACGTATTAAAAGATAAAAATGAAAACAAAGATAGTGAAGAAAATAAAGAAGAGATAGCTAAGATAGAAGGATTGTTTAAAGAAGCTGTTGGAGAAAGAGTGAAAAATTATTCTGTAGAAGGATTAAAAAACGAAGAAACTCCAGCTATGATTTTAGTATCTGAACAATCTATTAGAATGGCAGAAATGCAGTCAAGATTTGCTGGAATGGATTTAGGAATGAGCTTTGAGGAAGAAAAGACTCTTGTAATAAATGAAAACAGCCCAATTATTAAAAAATTAGTTTCTCTTAAAGATGATGAAGAAAAGAAAGATAAAGTAGCACTTATATGTAATCAAATAGCTGATTTAGCGTTACTTTCTAATAAAGAACTAAAACCAGGAGAATTAGACTCATTTGTACAAAGAAGTAATAAACTGATGAATATGTTAATAGAGTTATAA
- a CDS encoding flagellar hook-basal body complex protein, whose protein sequence is MYTMFYTSKTALSANQNKLDIISNNIANTDSTGYKKLNMEYSDLVDEVLNRPSYPTNGKDISTGTGAKTSAPMRNYEQGALAPTNSKSDLAIDGEGFFRVIRKDGTFAYTRNGGFNVDALGKIVDDNGNILDVQFDAGYNYNNTNITDTNLTVSRNGDLFVDNKKIGTINLYEPTGNQNFISEGDSLFVATDAAQIKQVAKVDIVQGYRERSNVSLQEEFVDLIATQRAFQMNSKGIKTADEMWQIANNLRAK, encoded by the coding sequence ATGTACACAATGTTTTATACTAGTAAAACAGCTTTATCAGCAAATCAAAATAAACTAGATATAATATCTAATAATATAGCAAATACTGATTCTACAGGATATAAAAAGCTAAATATGGAATATTCTGATTTAGTAGATGAAGTACTAAATAGACCATCTTATCCAACAAATGGTAAAGATATATCAACTGGAACTGGTGCTAAAACTTCAGCTCCAATGAGAAATTATGAACAAGGAGCATTAGCTCCAACAAATAGTAAAAGCGACTTGGCTATAGATGGAGAAGGATTCTTTAGAGTAATAAGAAAAGATGGAACATTTGCATATACAAGAAACGGTGGATTTAATGTAGATGCTTTAGGTAAGATTGTAGATGATAATGGAAATATATTAGATGTTCAATTTGATGCAGGTTATAACTACAATAATACAAATATAACTGATACAAACTTAACTGTTTCAAGAAATGGAGATTTATTCGTAGATAATAAAAAAATAGGAACAATAAACTTGTATGAGCCTACAGGAAATCAAAATTTTATATCTGAAGGAGATAGTCTATTTGTTGCAACTGATGCAGCACAAATTAAACAAGTTGCAAAAGTGGATATAGTCCAAGGTTATAGAGAAAGGTCAAATGTTTCTTTACAAGAAGAATTTGTTGATTTAATAGCTACTCAAAGAGCATTTCAAATGAATTCAAAAGGAATAAAGACAGCTGATGAAATGTGGCAAATAGCTAATAATTTAAGAGCTAAATAA
- a CDS encoding iron-containing alcohol dehydrogenase produces the protein MNFNYNLPVNILFGRGRINDIGIEVSKYGKKVLIVTGKNSTKKTGLLDKTIDLLKGAKVEYEVFDRVEQNPLITTIYAGVEAIKETGCDCVLGLGGGSIMDAAKSIAFSYKNPGDLNDYIFGIKQGEEALPIVLVPTTSGTGSEGNCFAVLTNSDTKDKKSIKKNSMYAKASIIDPELMVTMPKHISASVGFDALAHNIEAYLSNGRNPLADVQAIYGIELISESLVNVYNNSDDLEAWEKITLASTIGGMTIGTAGTTLQHGMEHPVSGLRDVMHGKGLAALTPTIVESSWDSDIERFGNISKILGGTCAEDCSDAIKNFLKKIDLDIKLSDLGIVKSDIDWLTDNCMKISAANIKRHPKTFNKEQIREIYYKSL, from the coding sequence ATGAATTTTAATTATAATTTACCAGTAAATATTTTATTTGGAAGAGGAAGAATTAATGATATAGGTATAGAAGTATCCAAATATGGTAAAAAAGTATTAATTGTAACTGGGAAAAACAGTACAAAGAAAACAGGGTTACTTGATAAGACAATAGATTTGCTAAAAGGTGCTAAAGTAGAATATGAAGTTTTTGATAGAGTAGAGCAAAATCCTCTTATAACTACTATATATGCAGGAGTAGAAGCTATAAAAGAAACTGGATGTGATTGTGTTTTAGGCCTTGGTGGTGGAAGTATAATGGATGCAGCTAAAAGTATAGCTTTTTCTTATAAAAATCCAGGAGATTTGAATGATTACATATTTGGAATTAAACAAGGTGAAGAGGCTCTACCTATAGTTTTGGTCCCAACAACATCAGGCACAGGTAGTGAAGGGAATTGTTTTGCGGTACTTACAAACTCAGATACTAAAGATAAAAAATCTATAAAAAAGAATAGCATGTATGCAAAAGCCTCAATAATTGACCCAGAGCTTATGGTAACAATGCCAAAACATATAAGTGCATCAGTTGGATTTGATGCACTTGCTCACAACATAGAAGCATATCTTTCTAATGGAAGAAATCCTCTTGCAGATGTGCAGGCTATCTATGGGATTGAACTTATATCAGAAAGCTTAGTAAATGTATACAATAATTCTGATGATTTGGAAGCTTGGGAGAAAATAACACTTGCAAGTACTATTGGTGGGATGACAATTGGTACAGCTGGAACAACTCTTCAACATGGAATGGAGCATCCTGTAAGTGGTCTTAGAGATGTAATGCATGGAAAAGGACTTGCAGCTTTAACTCCAACTATTGTAGAAAGTTCATGGGATAGTGATATTGAAAGATTTGGAAATATATCAAAAATATTGGGTGGAACTTGTGCAGAAGACTGTTCAGATGCAATCAAAAACTTCCTTAAAAAGATAGATTTAGATATAAAACTAAGTGACTTAGGTATTGTAAAATCAGATATTGATTGGTTAACTGATAATTGCATGAAAATATCTGCTGCAAATATTAAGAGACATCCAAAGACTTTTAATAAGGAACAAATAAGAGAAATATACTATAAATCTTTGTAA